One genomic segment of Mastomys coucha isolate ucsf_1 unplaced genomic scaffold, UCSF_Mcou_1 pScaffold22, whole genome shotgun sequence includes these proteins:
- the Bean1 gene encoding protein BEAN1 isoform X1 → MSFKCPCPLARYNRTSYFYPTTFSESSEHSHLLVSPVLVASAVIGVVITLSCITIIVGSIRRDRQARIQRHHHRHRRHHHHHRHRRRRPGEYEQDHASGGFTHSHSSHRMPYACSPAEDWPPPLDISSEGDVDVTVLRELYPDSPPGYEECVGPGATQLYVPTDAPPPYSMTDSCPMLNGALDSDSGQSRSHRQQEQRTQGQGGLHTVSMDTLPPYEAVCGTGSPSDLLPLPGPEPQPSNSQGSPMPTEAPTPIPERIV, encoded by the exons TAGCACGATACAACCGTACCAGCTACTTTTACCCCACCACGTTCTCCGAGAGCTCTGAGCACAGCCACCTACTGGTGTCTCCAGTGCTGGTGGCGAGTGCTGTCATAGGTGTGGTCATCACTCTCTCCTGCATCAccatcattgtgggaagcatCAGAAGGGACAGACAGGCTCGGATCCAGCGACACCACCATCGCCACCGCcgccaccatcaccatcaccgcCATCGCAGGCGCCGACCTGGAGAATACGAGCAGGATCACG CTTCTGGAGGATTCACACACAGCCACTCCAGCCACAGAATGCCCTATGCCTGCAGCCCCGCTGAGGACTGGCCCCCACCCTTGGACATCAGCTCTGAGGGGGACGTAGATGTCACCGTGCTCCGGGAGTTGTACCCAGATTCTCCACCAGG CTATGAAGAGTGTGTGGGACCAGGGGCCACTCAGCTGTATGTCCCCACGGATGCACCACCCCCCTACTCCATGACTGACTCCTGCCCCATGCTGAATGGTGCCCTTGACTCAGACAGTGGCCAGAGCCGCAGCCACCGCCAGCAAGAACAGAGGACCCAGGGCCAGGGTGGCCTCCACACTGTCTCCATGGACACGCTGCCACCTTATGAAGCTGTGTGTGGAACAGGCTCTCCATCTGACCTGTTGCCACTACCAGGACCAGAACCACAGCCAAGTAACTCCCAGGGCTCACCCATGCCAACCGAGGCTCCGACCCCTATCCCTGAAAGGATTGTGTGA
- the Bean1 gene encoding protein BEAN1 isoform X2 — protein sequence MPYACSPAEDWPPPLDISSEGDVDVTVLRELYPDSPPGYEECVGPGATQLYVPTDAPPPYSMTDSCPMLNGALDSDSGQSRSHRQQEQRTQGQGGLHTVSMDTLPPYEAVCGTGSPSDLLPLPGPEPQPSNSQGSPMPTEAPTPIPERIV from the exons ATGCCCTATGCCTGCAGCCCCGCTGAGGACTGGCCCCCACCCTTGGACATCAGCTCTGAGGGGGACGTAGATGTCACCGTGCTCCGGGAGTTGTACCCAGATTCTCCACCAGG CTATGAAGAGTGTGTGGGACCAGGGGCCACTCAGCTGTATGTCCCCACGGATGCACCACCCCCCTACTCCATGACTGACTCCTGCCCCATGCTGAATGGTGCCCTTGACTCAGACAGTGGCCAGAGCCGCAGCCACCGCCAGCAAGAACAGAGGACCCAGGGCCAGGGTGGCCTCCACACTGTCTCCATGGACACGCTGCCACCTTATGAAGCTGTGTGTGGAACAGGCTCTCCATCTGACCTGTTGCCACTACCAGGACCAGAACCACAGCCAAGTAACTCCCAGGGCTCACCCATGCCAACCGAGGCTCCGACCCCTATCCCTGAAAGGATTGTGTGA